TCTGGCTGCCGGACAGTTCCAGCACCGCGCCCTTCTGGTTGGTCAACACGATGGCGCGAGCGCCGCGGCCGACGGCGAGGCCGGCACCGGCGGCGCCGTAGACGCCGGCGACATCGGACGGGCGGTAGATGTTGCTGACCCGGCCGCGTAGCACCGTCTTCGAGCCGCCGAACACCAGGCCGTAGTCGAGACCGCCGGTCGACAGCCGATAGGTCCGGCCGCGGAACGTCAGCGTGCCGCCGCCGCCGGAGCCGCCGATGATCCAGCCCGCCTTGTAGATCGTGAGCTGCACAAAGCCCTCGTCGGCATGCGAGGCCGAGGAGAACATCGTGCCGGCGAAGGCGGTCAGTGCGAGCAGAGCGATGCGGATGGCGGATGAGATCTTCATGAATGGGTTTCCCGGAATTGACGAATGCGTGTTGCGACGCGCGAGAGTCTTGACTTGGTGAGTCGCGATTTGCGGATTGTAACCGAAGGGCCGGATGGGCAAAGTGGTTCCGTCATTGCCTTCATACCATGGCGAAAAGGAGTCCCTATGCCCCCCATAAAGCACTTCGCCCCTCCCTCAGGTGTCAAATCGCCGCCGCTGTCGTTTGCCGCGCGCACCGGCGACCTGCTGTTCATCTCCGGCATTCCCGGCTTCGACGAAAACGGCGCGCTGGCGGAGGGCTTCGAGGCGCAGTTCGGCTTCGTCGTCGCCAACATCAAGCGCGTGCTCGACGAGGCAGGCGCTTCGTTCCGCGACCTGGTCAAGGTCAACGTGCTGCTGACCCGCGCCTCCGACGTCGCGACCATGAACAAGCTCTATGCCGAAGCGTTCGGGCCGGCGCCCTATCCGGCCCGCACCACCTGCGTGGTGGTGGCGCTGCCCGATCCCAAGATGCTGATCGAGATCGAGGGCGTGGCGTCGTTGAAGTCGTAGGGTGGGCAAAGGCGCACTTGCGCCGTGCCCACCATCTTCACTGCCGGTTCACAAGGTGGTGGGCACGCTCCGCTTTGCCCACCCTACGAAGCAAGAGCGCAAAGCGTGCGATGAGCCAGTAACTCACGGCTTGGGCATCGCGTCCCTTAGCGTATCGCCGACGAAATCGGCGGCGCGGCGATAGGCCATGTCGTTGTCGCCGCGGAACGTCACCGTGCGCCGGAGCAGCAGCTTCTCGTTCTCGAGATCGAGCAACTGCACCTCGCCCCACTGCACCAGCGTGCTCATCTTGCGGATGCCGCCATAGACCACCAGCCGCGCGCCGGCGCGGCGGGCCGCCGCGACGAAGGCATCCGGCGACATGCTGGTGGCGGTGCAGGGATGATCCGGGCAGTCGATCGGCATCACGCGATAATCGCCCTGCGCAGCGATGTTGCCGCGCAGCAGCTCGGCGAACGACGCCACGCGGGTGCGATGCTCGGCGCTCTGGTCCACGGCCTCGCCCGAGGTGTCGACATAATCGAAATCCGCCACCGCGACCGCCAGCGGCGCCGCAGCCGATGACCTGTCGAACCCGAATGGCAAGGTGGTCGCGGCACAGATCGCAAAGGCGATGGTCGCACCGATGCGCAAGCGCGAAGCCTGCGAATTACCCGTTACGTTCATGCCGGCCTCCGGTTGGCCCCTGCAGCTACCCTAGCAGAACACCGCCCAATTGCATTGAACCAATCGCGCCTTCGCCGGACAAATCCATAGCCTGATATAAACGCCCCGTCCTGCAAACCGGAGATAGTCCATGCGTCGTCTATTCGCCCTTGGCGCCGTTGCCGGCATCGGTCTTGCCGCGCTTGCCGCGTCGAGCCCCGCCGAGGCCGCGTTTCACCTGATCCGCTGGCAGGACTCCGGCTTCTGCCAGATCTGGGACGAGAGCATCCCGACCGCGCCGTGGCCGTCGAATTACAGCGTGATCATCGGCAGCGAGGTGCCGACCTTCGGCGATGCGCTGGTGTTCAAGGACGGCCTGCTGCGCAACGGCGCCTGCTTGTTCTAGTCAAGTTGCCGGGGTGGGCACAGGCGCGCCTGCTCCTCACGGCATATCTGCCCGTAGTCCCCGCCACCTTGTGCCGGCGGGCATGCTTGCTATCCTCTGCCAAAACCGCAAAACAGAGGAAACGCGCATGCCCCTTCTCGCCAACCACATCGCCGTCGTCACCGGCGCGGGCTCCGGCATCGGGCGCGCGATCGCCAACGGCTATGCCCGCGAGGGCGCGCGGGTGGTGCTGCTCGACTTGAACGAGAAGGCGGCGTCCGACGTCGCCACGGAGATCCGCGACGCCGGCGGCAATGCGGAAAGCATGGCGCTCGACGTCAGCCAACGCGACGACTGTTTCGCGATGGCGAAGACCATCGCCGACAAGGTCGGGCAGGTCTCGATCCTCGTCAACAATGCCGGCATCGCCCGCCGCAACGGCATGCTGGGTGCGGCCGAAGCCGTGATCAACGATTGGGAAGACATCATCGCGATCAACCTCAATGGCGTCTTCAACGTGACCTACGCCTTCCTAGAGCCGTTGCGGGCCTTGAAGGGACGCATCGTCAATATCGGCTCGATCCAGTCCTTCATGCATCTGAAGACGCCGAGTTCGCCGGCCTATACTGCGTCCAAGCACGGCGTGCTCGGCTTCACCAAGGCGCTCGCGGCCGAACTCGGCAAGGACGGCGTGCGCGTCAACGCGATCGGCCCGGGCTTCATCGAGACGCCGCTGAACGCCAATGTGCGCGCCAATAATCCGGAGCTGGCAAAGGTCTTCGTCGCCCACACCCCGCTCGGCCGTGCCGGCATCGCCGAAGACATCGTCGGCCCCGCCATCTTCCTCGCCTCCGACATGTCGGCCTATGTCTCCGGCTCGATCGTGATGGTCGACGGCGGCTACCGGACCATCTGAGCCCGCCATGTCCAACGCCCCGCATTTCGACATCGACGTACCGGCATTCTGGGCCGATCCCTATCCGACGCTGGCGCGGATGCGCAAGGAAGCGCCGATCGCGTTCGTGCCGCAGCTCAACTCCACGGTGTTCACGCGGCGCGACGACATCTTCACGCAGGAGAAGCGCATCGACGTGTTCTCCTCGCACCAGCCGGCCGGCCTGATGAACGTGCTGATGGGGCACAACATGATGCGCAAGGACGGCGATGCGCACATGGCGGAGCGGACCGCGATGTTCCCGGCGGTGTCGCCGCGCACGGTGCGCGACACCTGGGTCCGGCAGTTTCAGACCCATGCCGACCGCATCCTCGACCAACTCGCGCCGCGCGTCTCCGCCGATCTCTGCAAGGCGTTCGCGTTGCCGCTGTCGGCCGAATGCCTGAAGGACGTCACCGGCCTCACCAACATGCGCTTCGAGGACATGGATGCGTGGTCGCAGGCGATGATCGACGGCATCGCCAACTATACCGGCAACAGGGAAGTCGAGGCGCGCTGCCATGCCGCCACCGCGGGCATCGATGCCGCGATCGACGACATGATTCCGGTGGTGACGAAGCATCCGAACACCTCGATCCTCAGCGTGCTGCTCGCCGCCGGCCAGCCGATGGAAAGCATCCGCGCCAATATCAAGCTGGCGATCTCCGGCGGCCAGAACGAGCCGCGCGACGCCATATCCGGCGCGATCTGGGCGCTGCTGACCCATCCCGACCAGCTCGCGCTGGTGCAGGGCGGCCAGGCAAAATGGCTCGACGTGTTCGAGGAATATGCGCGCTGGATCGCGCCGATCGGCATGTCGCCGCGCCGGGTGGCAAAGCCGTGGTCCTATGGCGGCGTCGACTTCGAGCCCGAGGACCGCGTGTTCTTCATGTTCGGCTCGGCCAATCGCGACGAGGCCTGCTTCGCCGATCCTGATCGTTTCGACGTGACGCGCAACACCCAGAAGAGCATCGCATTCGGCGCCGGGCCGCACTATTGCGCCGGCGCCTTTGCGTCCCGCGCCATGGTGGCCGACGTCGCCCTGCCCGGCATCTTCGCCCGATTGAAGGGCTTGCGGCTGGACGCGCGCGAGCCGGTGCGGATCGGCGGCTGGGCGTTTCGCGGCCTGCTCAACCTGCCGGTCGAATGGGACGCCTGATCATTCCACGCCGTGAGGGAAGACGCCTGTTACCCGAACCTTGCCCGTGGGCGCTCCTTCGCCTTGGCGGCCTCGACCTCGCGGTCGCGCGCCGGCGCCTGGGTCTGCAGCGACGCCAGCAGGCGTCTCGCGCTGTCGGAGACTTCAGAGACCGCTCGGTTGAAGGCCTCGGCGTTGGCCTGTGAGGGCGAGTTGAAGCCGGAAAGCTTGCGCACGAATTGCAGCGCCGAGGCATGGATTTCCGCATGCGTCGCCGGCGGCTCGAAATTGAACAGCGTCTTGATGTTGCGGCACATGGTCATCTCCTCCGCCCGGAATTCAGCCCTGCCGTCTCCAAGGACGAGCGGCCGGCACAAATCCCGACAATGCCGGCCCATTCTGTCATAGAATGGGCGAAGCGTTCACCCCTCGGCAAAGGCGAGTTCCCGATGAGCCATGTGACTTACAAGGTCGTCCAGCATGACGGCGGCTGGGCCTACACCGTCAACGGCGTCTTCTCCGAACCGTTTCCGAATCGCGGCGCGGCGCTCGCCGCTGCGCGGCGCGTGGCGGCGGAGCAACGGGTTCCCGGCCGCACCGAAGCCATTCAATACGAGACCGAGGACGGCAGGTGGCACACCGAAACCGCCGCAGGCAGCGACCGGCCGGAAACCGACGTCGAGGGTTAAGGCGCTACGCGTCGATCTGGTGACGCTGAAACAGCCGATGTGATAGCCTCTCTGCAAGCAGCCCGTTCAAAGCGGCCGCACCCGGGGAGAACATCATGAATTTTTCGCACGCAGTCTTGTCGGTAGCCCTCGCCTTGACGCCCCTCACCGCCTACGCCGCCGACTATCCGGCCCCGAAACAGGGCGACTGGATCGCCAAAGATTTCAAATTCCACACCGGCGAGAAGATGCCGGAGCTGCGGCTGCACTACACCACCATTGGTGAGCCGACCGGCCAGCCGGTGCTGGTGCTGCACGGCTCGGGCGGCTCCGCGGCCAACATGCTGACGGCGGCGTTCGCCGGCGAACTGTTCGGCACCGGCCAACCGCTCGATGCCGCGAAATACTACATCATCATTCCGGATGGCCTCGGCCACGGCAAATCGTCAAAGCCCTCCGACGGCATGAAGACGGCATTCCCCCGATACAATTACGACGACATGGTCGATGCGCATTACCGCCTGGTCAGGGAAGGGCTCGGGGTAAAGCACCTGCGACTCGTCATCGGCAACTCGATGGGCGGCATGCACACCTGGATCTGGGGCGGCAGGTATCCGCAGTTCATGGATGCGCTGGTGCCGATGGCCTCGCAGCCGACCGAGATGGCGG
The Bradyrhizobium sp. KBS0727 genome window above contains:
- a CDS encoding SDR family NAD(P)-dependent oxidoreductase; the encoded protein is MPLLANHIAVVTGAGSGIGRAIANGYAREGARVVLLDLNEKAASDVATEIRDAGGNAESMALDVSQRDDCFAMAKTIADKVGQVSILVNNAGIARRNGMLGAAEAVINDWEDIIAINLNGVFNVTYAFLEPLRALKGRIVNIGSIQSFMHLKTPSSPAYTASKHGVLGFTKALAAELGKDGVRVNAIGPGFIETPLNANVRANNPELAKVFVAHTPLGRAGIAEDIVGPAIFLASDMSAYVSGSIVMVDGGYRTI
- a CDS encoding DUF2380 domain-containing protein, whose translation is MNVTGNSQASRLRIGATIAFAICAATTLPFGFDRSSAAAPLAVAVADFDYVDTSGEAVDQSAEHRTRVASFAELLRGNIAAQGDYRVMPIDCPDHPCTATSMSPDAFVAAARRAGARLVVYGGIRKMSTLVQWGEVQLLDLENEKLLLRRTVTFRGDNDMAYRRAADFVGDTLRDAMPKP
- a CDS encoding DUF2188 domain-containing protein, whose translation is MSHVTYKVVQHDGGWAYTVNGVFSEPFPNRGAALAAARRVAAEQRVPGRTEAIQYETEDGRWHTETAAGSDRPETDVEG
- a CDS encoding RidA family protein, with amino-acid sequence MPPIKHFAPPSGVKSPPLSFAARTGDLLFISGIPGFDENGALAEGFEAQFGFVVANIKRVLDEAGASFRDLVKVNVLLTRASDVATMNKLYAEAFGPAPYPARTTCVVVALPDPKMLIEIEGVASLKS
- a CDS encoding cytochrome P450 gives rise to the protein MSNAPHFDIDVPAFWADPYPTLARMRKEAPIAFVPQLNSTVFTRRDDIFTQEKRIDVFSSHQPAGLMNVLMGHNMMRKDGDAHMAERTAMFPAVSPRTVRDTWVRQFQTHADRILDQLAPRVSADLCKAFALPLSAECLKDVTGLTNMRFEDMDAWSQAMIDGIANYTGNREVEARCHAATAGIDAAIDDMIPVVTKHPNTSILSVLLAAGQPMESIRANIKLAISGGQNEPRDAISGAIWALLTHPDQLALVQGGQAKWLDVFEEYARWIAPIGMSPRRVAKPWSYGGVDFEPEDRVFFMFGSANRDEACFADPDRFDVTRNTQKSIAFGAGPHYCAGAFASRAMVADVALPGIFARLKGLRLDAREPVRIGGWAFRGLLNLPVEWDA
- a CDS encoding DUF2277 domain-containing protein, which gives rise to MCRNIKTLFNFEPPATHAEIHASALQFVRKLSGFNSPSQANAEAFNRAVSEVSDSARRLLASLQTQAPARDREVEAAKAKERPRARFG
- a CDS encoding alpha/beta fold hydrolase; the protein is MNFSHAVLSVALALTPLTAYAADYPAPKQGDWIAKDFKFHTGEKMPELRLHYTTIGEPTGQPVLVLHGSGGSAANMLTAAFAGELFGTGQPLDAAKYYIIIPDGLGHGKSSKPSDGMKTAFPRYNYDDMVDAHYRLVREGLGVKHLRLVIGNSMGGMHTWIWGGRYPQFMDALVPMASQPTEMAARNWMLRRMMIETIRNDPDYKDGNYTAQPRMMKYAVNAYGIATGGGTLAYQMLAPTAAAADKMVDERLALAVTADANDFIYQWEASHDYNPSASLDKIEATLLAINAADDERNPPETGVTDAALKRVKNGRLFLIPASTETRGHLTTGNAAFWKQQLQELLQTAPQRTM